The following coding sequences are from one Panthera leo isolate Ple1 chromosome E1, P.leo_Ple1_pat1.1, whole genome shotgun sequence window:
- the DLG4 gene encoding disks large homolog 4 isoform X4: MSEGPRAPRSALWLLAPPLLRWAPPLLTVLHSDLFQALLDILDYYEACISESQKYRYQDEDTPPLEHSPAHLPNQANSPPVIVNTDTLEAPGYVNGTEGEMEYEEITLERGNSGLGFSIAGGTDNPHIGDDPSIFITKIIPGGAAAQDGRLRVNDSILFVNEVDVREVTHSAAVEALKEAGSIVRLYVMRRKPPAEKLMEIKLIKGPKGLGFSIAGGVGNQHIPGDNSIYVTKIIEGGAAHKDGRLQIGDKILAVNSVGLEDVMHEDAVAALKNTYDVVYLKVAKPSNAYLSDSYAPPDITTSYSQHLDNEISHSSYLGTDYPTAMTPTSPRRYSPVAKDLLGEEDVPREPRRIVIHRGSTGLGFNIVGGEDGEGIFISFILAGGPADLSGELRKGDQILSVNGVDLRSASHEQAAIALKNAGQTVTIIAQYKPEEYSRFEAKIHDLREQLMNSSLGSGTASLRSNPKRGFYIRALFDYDKTKDCGFLSQALSFRFGDVLHVLDASDEEWWQARRVHPDSEADDIGFIPSKRRVERREWSRLKAKDWGSSSGSQGREDSVLSYETVTQMEVHYARPIIILGPTKDRANDDLLSEFPDKFGSCVPHTTRPKREYEIDGRDYHFVSSREKMEKDIQAHKFIEAGQYNSHLYGTSVQSVREVAEQGKHCILDVSANAVRRLQAAHLHPIAIFIRPRSLENVLEINKRITEEQARKAFDRATKLEQEFTECFSAIVEGDSFEEIYHKVKRVIEDLSGPYIWVPARERL; this comes from the exons ATGTCCGAGGGACCCAGAG CTCCCCGGTCAGCCCTCTGGCTCCTGGCCCCCCCACTACTGCGGTGGGCACCCCCTCTCCTCACCGTGCTGCACAGTGACCTCTTCCAGGCCTTGCTGG ACATTCTGGACTATTACGAGGCTTGTATCTCAGAGAGCCAG AAATACCGCTACCAAGATGAAGACACGCCCCCTCTGGAGCACAGCCCGGCCCACCTCCCCAACCAG GCCAATTCTCCTCCTGTGATTGTCAACACAGACACCCTAGAAGCCCCGGGATAT GTGAACGGGACGGAGGGGGAAATGGAATACGAGGAGATCACATTGGAAAGG GGCAACTCAGGTCTGGGCTTCAGCATCGCAGGCGGCACCGACAACCCACACATTGGTGACGACCCGTCCATCTTCATCACCAAGATCATTCCTGGCGGGGCCGCGGCCCAGGACGGCCGCctcag GGTCAACGATAGCATCTTGTTTGTGAATGAGGTGGATGTGCGGGAGGTGACCCACTCAGCCGCGGTGGAGGCCCTCAAGGAGGCGGGCTCCATTGTCCGCCTCTACGTCATGCGGCGGAAGCCTCCAGCTGAGAAGCTTATGGAGATCAAACTCATCAAGGGGCCTAAAG GTCTTGGCTTCAGCATCGCGGGGGGCGTAGGGAACCAACACATCCCCGGAGATAACAGCATCTATGTGACAAAGATCATCGAAGGGGGTGCCGCCCACAAGGACGGGAGGCTGCAGATCGGGGACAAGATTCTAGCG GTCAACAGTGTGGGGCTGGAGGACGTCATGCATGAGGACGCCGTGGCAGCCCTGAAGAACACGTATGACGTTGTCTACCTGAAGGTGGCCAAGCCCAGCAATGCCTACCTGAGTGACAGCTACGCTCCCCCAGACATCACAACCT CTTATTCCCAGCACCTGGACAACGAGATTAGTCACAGCAGCTACCTGGGTACCGACTACCCCACAGCCatgacccccacctcccctcggCGTTACTCCCCGGTGGCCAAGGACCTGCTGGGGGAGGAAGACGTTCCCCGGGAACCGAGGCGCATAGTGATCCACCGGGGCTCCACGGGCCTGGGCTTCAACATTGTGGGTGGCGAGGACGGTGAGGGCATCTTTATCTCCTTCATCTTGGCCGGTGGCCCTGCGGACCTCAGCGGGGAGCTGCGGAAGGGGGACCAGATCCTCTCG GTGAACGGTGTTGACCTCCGCAGTGCCAGCCACGAGCAGGCTGCCATTGCCTTGAAGAACGCGGGCCAGACGGTCACCATCATCGCTCAGTATAAACCAGAAG AGTACAGCCGATTCGAGGCCAAGATCCACGACCTTCGGGAACAGCTCATGAACAGCAGCCTGGGCTCAGGGACCGCCTCCCTGCGGAGCAACCCCAAAAGGGGTTTCTACATCAG GGCCCTGTTTGATTACGACAAGACCAAGGACTGTGGCTTCCTGAGCCAGGCCCTGAGCTTCCGTTTTGGGGACGTGCTGCACGTGCTCGACGCCAGTGACGAGGAGTGGTGGCAGGCACGGCGGGTCCACCCCGACAGCGAGGCCGATGACATCGGCTTCATCCCCAGCAAACGGCG GGTCGAACGACGGGAGTGGTCAAGGTTAAAGGCCAAG GATTGGGGCTCCAGCTCTGGATCACAGG GTCGAGAAGACTCCGTTCTGAGCTATGAGACGGTGACGCAGATGGAAG TGCACTATGCTCGCCCCATCATCATCCTTGGGCCCACCAAGGACCGAGCCAATGATGACCTTCTGTCCGAGTTCCCCGACAAGTTCGGATCCTGTGTTCCCC ATACGACGCGGCCCAAGCGGGAGTATGAGATAGATGGCCGGGATTACCACTTCGTGTCCTCCCgggaaaaaatggagaaggaCATTCAGGCGCACAAGTTCATCGAGGCCGGCCAGTACAACAGCCACCTATATGGAACGAGCGTCCAGTCCGTGCGGGAGGTGGCCGAGCAG ggGAAGCACTGCATCCTCGATGTCTCGGCCAATGCCGTGCGGCGGCTGCAGGCGGCCCACCTGCACCCCATCGCCATCTTCATTCGCCCCCGCTCCCTGGAGAATGTGCT AGAGATTAACAAGCGGATCACAGAGGAACAAGCTCGCAAAGCCTTCGACAGAGCCACCAAGCTGGAGCAGGAATTCACAGAGTGCTTCTCAG CCATCGTGGAGGGCGACAGCTTTGAGGAGATCTACCACAAGGTGAAGCGTGTCATCGAGGACCTCTCAGGCCCCTACATCTGGGTCCCAGCCCGAGAGAGACTCTGA
- the DLG4 gene encoding disks large homolog 4 isoform X3: MSEGPRAPRSALWLLAPPLLRWAPPLLTVLHSDLFQALLDILDYYEACISESQKYRYQDEDTPPLEHSPAHLPNQANSPPVIVNTDTLEAPGYELQVNGTEGEMEYEEITLERGNSGLGFSIAGGTDNPHIGDDPSIFITKIIPGGAAAQDGRLRVNDSILFVNEVDVREVTHSAAVEALKEAGSIVRLYVMRRKPPAEKLMEIKLIKGPKGLGFSIAGGVGNQHIPGDNSIYVTKIIEGGAAHKDGRLQIGDKILAVNSVGLEDVMHEDAVAALKNTYDVVYLKVAKPSNAYLSDSYAPPDITTSYSQHLDNEISHSSYLGTDYPTAMTPTSPRRYSPVAKDLLGEEDVPREPRRIVIHRGSTGLGFNIVGGEDGEGIFISFILAGGPADLSGELRKGDQILSVNGVDLRSASHEQAAIALKNAGQTVTIIAQYKPEEYSRFEAKIHDLREQLMNSSLGSGTASLRSNPKRGFYIRALFDYDKTKDCGFLSQALSFRFGDVLHVLDASDEEWWQARRVHPDSEADDIGFIPSKRRVERREWSRLKAKDWGSSSGSQGREDSVLSYETVTQMEVHYARPIIILGPTKDRANDDLLSEFPDKFGSCVPHTTRPKREYEIDGRDYHFVSSREKMEKDIQAHKFIEAGQYNSHLYGTSVQSVREVAEQGKHCILDVSANAVRRLQAAHLHPIAIFIRPRSLENVLEINKRITEEQARKAFDRATKLEQEFTECFSAIVEGDSFEEIYHKVKRVIEDLSGPYIWVPARERL, translated from the exons ATGTCCGAGGGACCCAGAG CTCCCCGGTCAGCCCTCTGGCTCCTGGCCCCCCCACTACTGCGGTGGGCACCCCCTCTCCTCACCGTGCTGCACAGTGACCTCTTCCAGGCCTTGCTGG ACATTCTGGACTATTACGAGGCTTGTATCTCAGAGAGCCAG AAATACCGCTACCAAGATGAAGACACGCCCCCTCTGGAGCACAGCCCGGCCCACCTCCCCAACCAG GCCAATTCTCCTCCTGTGATTGTCAACACAGACACCCTAGAAGCCCCGGGATAT GAGTTGCAGGTGAACGGGACGGAGGGGGAAATGGAATACGAGGAGATCACATTGGAAAGG GGCAACTCAGGTCTGGGCTTCAGCATCGCAGGCGGCACCGACAACCCACACATTGGTGACGACCCGTCCATCTTCATCACCAAGATCATTCCTGGCGGGGCCGCGGCCCAGGACGGCCGCctcag GGTCAACGATAGCATCTTGTTTGTGAATGAGGTGGATGTGCGGGAGGTGACCCACTCAGCCGCGGTGGAGGCCCTCAAGGAGGCGGGCTCCATTGTCCGCCTCTACGTCATGCGGCGGAAGCCTCCAGCTGAGAAGCTTATGGAGATCAAACTCATCAAGGGGCCTAAAG GTCTTGGCTTCAGCATCGCGGGGGGCGTAGGGAACCAACACATCCCCGGAGATAACAGCATCTATGTGACAAAGATCATCGAAGGGGGTGCCGCCCACAAGGACGGGAGGCTGCAGATCGGGGACAAGATTCTAGCG GTCAACAGTGTGGGGCTGGAGGACGTCATGCATGAGGACGCCGTGGCAGCCCTGAAGAACACGTATGACGTTGTCTACCTGAAGGTGGCCAAGCCCAGCAATGCCTACCTGAGTGACAGCTACGCTCCCCCAGACATCACAACCT CTTATTCCCAGCACCTGGACAACGAGATTAGTCACAGCAGCTACCTGGGTACCGACTACCCCACAGCCatgacccccacctcccctcggCGTTACTCCCCGGTGGCCAAGGACCTGCTGGGGGAGGAAGACGTTCCCCGGGAACCGAGGCGCATAGTGATCCACCGGGGCTCCACGGGCCTGGGCTTCAACATTGTGGGTGGCGAGGACGGTGAGGGCATCTTTATCTCCTTCATCTTGGCCGGTGGCCCTGCGGACCTCAGCGGGGAGCTGCGGAAGGGGGACCAGATCCTCTCG GTGAACGGTGTTGACCTCCGCAGTGCCAGCCACGAGCAGGCTGCCATTGCCTTGAAGAACGCGGGCCAGACGGTCACCATCATCGCTCAGTATAAACCAGAAG AGTACAGCCGATTCGAGGCCAAGATCCACGACCTTCGGGAACAGCTCATGAACAGCAGCCTGGGCTCAGGGACCGCCTCCCTGCGGAGCAACCCCAAAAGGGGTTTCTACATCAG GGCCCTGTTTGATTACGACAAGACCAAGGACTGTGGCTTCCTGAGCCAGGCCCTGAGCTTCCGTTTTGGGGACGTGCTGCACGTGCTCGACGCCAGTGACGAGGAGTGGTGGCAGGCACGGCGGGTCCACCCCGACAGCGAGGCCGATGACATCGGCTTCATCCCCAGCAAACGGCG GGTCGAACGACGGGAGTGGTCAAGGTTAAAGGCCAAG GATTGGGGCTCCAGCTCTGGATCACAGG GTCGAGAAGACTCCGTTCTGAGCTATGAGACGGTGACGCAGATGGAAG TGCACTATGCTCGCCCCATCATCATCCTTGGGCCCACCAAGGACCGAGCCAATGATGACCTTCTGTCCGAGTTCCCCGACAAGTTCGGATCCTGTGTTCCCC ATACGACGCGGCCCAAGCGGGAGTATGAGATAGATGGCCGGGATTACCACTTCGTGTCCTCCCgggaaaaaatggagaaggaCATTCAGGCGCACAAGTTCATCGAGGCCGGCCAGTACAACAGCCACCTATATGGAACGAGCGTCCAGTCCGTGCGGGAGGTGGCCGAGCAG ggGAAGCACTGCATCCTCGATGTCTCGGCCAATGCCGTGCGGCGGCTGCAGGCGGCCCACCTGCACCCCATCGCCATCTTCATTCGCCCCCGCTCCCTGGAGAATGTGCT AGAGATTAACAAGCGGATCACAGAGGAACAAGCTCGCAAAGCCTTCGACAGAGCCACCAAGCTGGAGCAGGAATTCACAGAGTGCTTCTCAG CCATCGTGGAGGGCGACAGCTTTGAGGAGATCTACCACAAGGTGAAGCGTGTCATCGAGGACCTCTCAGGCCCCTACATCTGGGTCCCAGCCCGAGAGAGACTCTGA
- the DLG4 gene encoding disks large homolog 4 isoform X2, which translates to MSEGPRAPRSALWLLAPPLLRWAPPLLTVLHSDLFQALLDILDYYEACISESQKYRYQDEDTPPLEHSPAHLPNQVNAPELVHVAERNLSHLEAGHGVVGHAHLSPLKANSPPVIVNTDTLEAPGYVNGTEGEMEYEEITLERGNSGLGFSIAGGTDNPHIGDDPSIFITKIIPGGAAAQDGRLRVNDSILFVNEVDVREVTHSAAVEALKEAGSIVRLYVMRRKPPAEKLMEIKLIKGPKGLGFSIAGGVGNQHIPGDNSIYVTKIIEGGAAHKDGRLQIGDKILAVNSVGLEDVMHEDAVAALKNTYDVVYLKVAKPSNAYLSDSYAPPDITTSYSQHLDNEISHSSYLGTDYPTAMTPTSPRRYSPVAKDLLGEEDVPREPRRIVIHRGSTGLGFNIVGGEDGEGIFISFILAGGPADLSGELRKGDQILSVNGVDLRSASHEQAAIALKNAGQTVTIIAQYKPEEYSRFEAKIHDLREQLMNSSLGSGTASLRSNPKRGFYIRALFDYDKTKDCGFLSQALSFRFGDVLHVLDASDEEWWQARRVHPDSEADDIGFIPSKRRVERREWSRLKAKDWGSSSGSQGREDSVLSYETVTQMEVHYARPIIILGPTKDRANDDLLSEFPDKFGSCVPHTTRPKREYEIDGRDYHFVSSREKMEKDIQAHKFIEAGQYNSHLYGTSVQSVREVAEQGKHCILDVSANAVRRLQAAHLHPIAIFIRPRSLENVLEINKRITEEQARKAFDRATKLEQEFTECFSAIVEGDSFEEIYHKVKRVIEDLSGPYIWVPARERL; encoded by the exons ATGTCCGAGGGACCCAGAG CTCCCCGGTCAGCCCTCTGGCTCCTGGCCCCCCCACTACTGCGGTGGGCACCCCCTCTCCTCACCGTGCTGCACAGTGACCTCTTCCAGGCCTTGCTGG ACATTCTGGACTATTACGAGGCTTGTATCTCAGAGAGCCAG AAATACCGCTACCAAGATGAAGACACGCCCCCTCTGGAGCACAGCCCGGCCCACCTCCCCAACCAGGTAAACGCCCCCGAGCTGGTGCACGTGGCGGAGAGGAACTTGTCCCACCTCGAGGCCGGCCACGGGGTCGTGGGCCACGCCCACCTCTCCCCCCTCAAG GCCAATTCTCCTCCTGTGATTGTCAACACAGACACCCTAGAAGCCCCGGGATAT GTGAACGGGACGGAGGGGGAAATGGAATACGAGGAGATCACATTGGAAAGG GGCAACTCAGGTCTGGGCTTCAGCATCGCAGGCGGCACCGACAACCCACACATTGGTGACGACCCGTCCATCTTCATCACCAAGATCATTCCTGGCGGGGCCGCGGCCCAGGACGGCCGCctcag GGTCAACGATAGCATCTTGTTTGTGAATGAGGTGGATGTGCGGGAGGTGACCCACTCAGCCGCGGTGGAGGCCCTCAAGGAGGCGGGCTCCATTGTCCGCCTCTACGTCATGCGGCGGAAGCCTCCAGCTGAGAAGCTTATGGAGATCAAACTCATCAAGGGGCCTAAAG GTCTTGGCTTCAGCATCGCGGGGGGCGTAGGGAACCAACACATCCCCGGAGATAACAGCATCTATGTGACAAAGATCATCGAAGGGGGTGCCGCCCACAAGGACGGGAGGCTGCAGATCGGGGACAAGATTCTAGCG GTCAACAGTGTGGGGCTGGAGGACGTCATGCATGAGGACGCCGTGGCAGCCCTGAAGAACACGTATGACGTTGTCTACCTGAAGGTGGCCAAGCCCAGCAATGCCTACCTGAGTGACAGCTACGCTCCCCCAGACATCACAACCT CTTATTCCCAGCACCTGGACAACGAGATTAGTCACAGCAGCTACCTGGGTACCGACTACCCCACAGCCatgacccccacctcccctcggCGTTACTCCCCGGTGGCCAAGGACCTGCTGGGGGAGGAAGACGTTCCCCGGGAACCGAGGCGCATAGTGATCCACCGGGGCTCCACGGGCCTGGGCTTCAACATTGTGGGTGGCGAGGACGGTGAGGGCATCTTTATCTCCTTCATCTTGGCCGGTGGCCCTGCGGACCTCAGCGGGGAGCTGCGGAAGGGGGACCAGATCCTCTCG GTGAACGGTGTTGACCTCCGCAGTGCCAGCCACGAGCAGGCTGCCATTGCCTTGAAGAACGCGGGCCAGACGGTCACCATCATCGCTCAGTATAAACCAGAAG AGTACAGCCGATTCGAGGCCAAGATCCACGACCTTCGGGAACAGCTCATGAACAGCAGCCTGGGCTCAGGGACCGCCTCCCTGCGGAGCAACCCCAAAAGGGGTTTCTACATCAG GGCCCTGTTTGATTACGACAAGACCAAGGACTGTGGCTTCCTGAGCCAGGCCCTGAGCTTCCGTTTTGGGGACGTGCTGCACGTGCTCGACGCCAGTGACGAGGAGTGGTGGCAGGCACGGCGGGTCCACCCCGACAGCGAGGCCGATGACATCGGCTTCATCCCCAGCAAACGGCG GGTCGAACGACGGGAGTGGTCAAGGTTAAAGGCCAAG GATTGGGGCTCCAGCTCTGGATCACAGG GTCGAGAAGACTCCGTTCTGAGCTATGAGACGGTGACGCAGATGGAAG TGCACTATGCTCGCCCCATCATCATCCTTGGGCCCACCAAGGACCGAGCCAATGATGACCTTCTGTCCGAGTTCCCCGACAAGTTCGGATCCTGTGTTCCCC ATACGACGCGGCCCAAGCGGGAGTATGAGATAGATGGCCGGGATTACCACTTCGTGTCCTCCCgggaaaaaatggagaaggaCATTCAGGCGCACAAGTTCATCGAGGCCGGCCAGTACAACAGCCACCTATATGGAACGAGCGTCCAGTCCGTGCGGGAGGTGGCCGAGCAG ggGAAGCACTGCATCCTCGATGTCTCGGCCAATGCCGTGCGGCGGCTGCAGGCGGCCCACCTGCACCCCATCGCCATCTTCATTCGCCCCCGCTCCCTGGAGAATGTGCT AGAGATTAACAAGCGGATCACAGAGGAACAAGCTCGCAAAGCCTTCGACAGAGCCACCAAGCTGGAGCAGGAATTCACAGAGTGCTTCTCAG CCATCGTGGAGGGCGACAGCTTTGAGGAGATCTACCACAAGGTGAAGCGTGTCATCGAGGACCTCTCAGGCCCCTACATCTGGGTCCCAGCCCGAGAGAGACTCTGA
- the DLG4 gene encoding disks large homolog 4 isoform X11: protein MEYEEITLERGNSGLGFSIAGGTDNPHIGDDPSIFITKIIPGGAAAQDGRLRVNDSILFVNEVDVREVTHSAAVEALKEAGSIVRLYVMRRKPPAEKLMEIKLIKGPKGLGFSIAGGVGNQHIPGDNSIYVTKIIEGGAAHKDGRLQIGDKILAVNSVGLEDVMHEDAVAALKNTYDVVYLKVAKPSNAYLSDSYAPPDITTSYSQHLDNEISHSSYLGTDYPTAMTPTSPRRYSPVAKDLLGEEDVPREPRRIVIHRGSTGLGFNIVGGEDGEGIFISFILAGGPADLSGELRKGDQILSVNGVDLRSASHEQAAIALKNAGQTVTIIAQYKPEEYSRFEAKIHDLREQLMNSSLGSGTASLRSNPKRGFYIRALFDYDKTKDCGFLSQALSFRFGDVLHVLDASDEEWWQARRVHPDSEADDIGFIPSKRRVERREWSRLKAKDWGSSSGSQGREDSVLSYETVTQMEVHYARPIIILGPTKDRANDDLLSEFPDKFGSCVPHTTRPKREYEIDGRDYHFVSSREKMEKDIQAHKFIEAGQYNSHLYGTSVQSVREVAEQGKHCILDVSANAVRRLQAAHLHPIAIFIRPRSLENVLEINKRITEEQARKAFDRATKLEQEFTECFSAIVEGDSFEEIYHKVKRVIEDLSGPYIWVPARERL, encoded by the exons ATGGAATACGAGGAGATCACATTGGAAAGG GGCAACTCAGGTCTGGGCTTCAGCATCGCAGGCGGCACCGACAACCCACACATTGGTGACGACCCGTCCATCTTCATCACCAAGATCATTCCTGGCGGGGCCGCGGCCCAGGACGGCCGCctcag GGTCAACGATAGCATCTTGTTTGTGAATGAGGTGGATGTGCGGGAGGTGACCCACTCAGCCGCGGTGGAGGCCCTCAAGGAGGCGGGCTCCATTGTCCGCCTCTACGTCATGCGGCGGAAGCCTCCAGCTGAGAAGCTTATGGAGATCAAACTCATCAAGGGGCCTAAAG GTCTTGGCTTCAGCATCGCGGGGGGCGTAGGGAACCAACACATCCCCGGAGATAACAGCATCTATGTGACAAAGATCATCGAAGGGGGTGCCGCCCACAAGGACGGGAGGCTGCAGATCGGGGACAAGATTCTAGCG GTCAACAGTGTGGGGCTGGAGGACGTCATGCATGAGGACGCCGTGGCAGCCCTGAAGAACACGTATGACGTTGTCTACCTGAAGGTGGCCAAGCCCAGCAATGCCTACCTGAGTGACAGCTACGCTCCCCCAGACATCACAACCT CTTATTCCCAGCACCTGGACAACGAGATTAGTCACAGCAGCTACCTGGGTACCGACTACCCCACAGCCatgacccccacctcccctcggCGTTACTCCCCGGTGGCCAAGGACCTGCTGGGGGAGGAAGACGTTCCCCGGGAACCGAGGCGCATAGTGATCCACCGGGGCTCCACGGGCCTGGGCTTCAACATTGTGGGTGGCGAGGACGGTGAGGGCATCTTTATCTCCTTCATCTTGGCCGGTGGCCCTGCGGACCTCAGCGGGGAGCTGCGGAAGGGGGACCAGATCCTCTCG GTGAACGGTGTTGACCTCCGCAGTGCCAGCCACGAGCAGGCTGCCATTGCCTTGAAGAACGCGGGCCAGACGGTCACCATCATCGCTCAGTATAAACCAGAAG AGTACAGCCGATTCGAGGCCAAGATCCACGACCTTCGGGAACAGCTCATGAACAGCAGCCTGGGCTCAGGGACCGCCTCCCTGCGGAGCAACCCCAAAAGGGGTTTCTACATCAG GGCCCTGTTTGATTACGACAAGACCAAGGACTGTGGCTTCCTGAGCCAGGCCCTGAGCTTCCGTTTTGGGGACGTGCTGCACGTGCTCGACGCCAGTGACGAGGAGTGGTGGCAGGCACGGCGGGTCCACCCCGACAGCGAGGCCGATGACATCGGCTTCATCCCCAGCAAACGGCG GGTCGAACGACGGGAGTGGTCAAGGTTAAAGGCCAAG GATTGGGGCTCCAGCTCTGGATCACAGG GTCGAGAAGACTCCGTTCTGAGCTATGAGACGGTGACGCAGATGGAAG TGCACTATGCTCGCCCCATCATCATCCTTGGGCCCACCAAGGACCGAGCCAATGATGACCTTCTGTCCGAGTTCCCCGACAAGTTCGGATCCTGTGTTCCCC ATACGACGCGGCCCAAGCGGGAGTATGAGATAGATGGCCGGGATTACCACTTCGTGTCCTCCCgggaaaaaatggagaaggaCATTCAGGCGCACAAGTTCATCGAGGCCGGCCAGTACAACAGCCACCTATATGGAACGAGCGTCCAGTCCGTGCGGGAGGTGGCCGAGCAG ggGAAGCACTGCATCCTCGATGTCTCGGCCAATGCCGTGCGGCGGCTGCAGGCGGCCCACCTGCACCCCATCGCCATCTTCATTCGCCCCCGCTCCCTGGAGAATGTGCT AGAGATTAACAAGCGGATCACAGAGGAACAAGCTCGCAAAGCCTTCGACAGAGCCACCAAGCTGGAGCAGGAATTCACAGAGTGCTTCTCAG CCATCGTGGAGGGCGACAGCTTTGAGGAGATCTACCACAAGGTGAAGCGTGTCATCGAGGACCTCTCAGGCCCCTACATCTGGGTCCCAGCCCGAGAGAGACTCTGA